A window from Actimicrobium sp. CCC2.4 encodes these proteins:
- a CDS encoding MFS transporter yields MTTPPTRLTPRKEWLVLLTLAGIQFTHILDFMIMMPLGPQLIRVLQIDTHQFGLLLSSYTFTAAISGLLAATYIERFDRRKLTLALYVLFMLATLCCGLAQTFPQLLVARALAGAFGGILGAMVQTMVADVIPFERRGKAMGTVMAAFSLSTVAGVPLGLVLANHIPSLGWRAPFFFIVALSMVIFVIGYRLLPSLTGHMRHTRQGNIFQQIFLVAKHPEHLKGFLFIALMMLGGFTVIPYIALYMTTNVGLPESFITLVYLCGGAATFFTSQAIGRLADKYGKPAIFRRVALASLVPMLITTHLVPIAWWLVLINSTIFFVLVPGRMVPAMAMVSAIAPQQIRGTFMSLVSSVQMAFAGLASLVAGLIITRAPTGEILHFNVVGYLAVGCTLLALLVAPMLRVAAAPPAP; encoded by the coding sequence GTGACTACACCCCCGACCCGACTGACTCCCCGCAAAGAATGGCTGGTCCTGCTGACGCTGGCCGGCATCCAGTTCACGCACATCCTCGACTTCATGATCATGATGCCGCTCGGTCCGCAACTGATCCGGGTGCTGCAGATCGATACCCATCAGTTCGGCCTGCTGCTGTCGTCGTACACGTTCACGGCAGCGATCTCGGGCTTGCTGGCAGCGACCTATATCGAACGCTTCGACCGGCGCAAGCTGACGCTGGCGCTGTACGTGCTGTTCATGCTGGCGACGCTGTGCTGCGGGCTGGCGCAGACCTTTCCGCAATTACTGGTGGCGCGCGCGCTGGCCGGCGCGTTTGGCGGCATCCTCGGTGCGATGGTGCAAACCATGGTGGCTGACGTGATCCCGTTCGAGCGGCGCGGCAAGGCAATGGGCACCGTGATGGCGGCGTTTTCGCTCTCGACGGTGGCCGGCGTGCCGCTCGGACTGGTGCTGGCAAATCACATCCCGTCACTGGGCTGGCGTGCGCCGTTTTTCTTTATCGTCGCGCTATCGATGGTGATTTTCGTGATCGGCTATCGCTTGCTGCCCAGCCTGACCGGGCATATGCGACACACACGCCAGGGCAACATCTTCCAGCAGATTTTTCTGGTGGCCAAGCATCCGGAACACCTGAAGGGGTTTCTGTTTATCGCACTGATGATGCTGGGCGGCTTCACGGTCATTCCGTACATCGCGCTGTACATGACGACCAATGTCGGCTTGCCCGAATCGTTCATCACGCTGGTCTATCTGTGCGGTGGCGCCGCGACTTTTTTCACGTCGCAGGCAATCGGCCGTCTGGCCGACAAGTACGGCAAGCCGGCCATTTTCCGCCGCGTGGCGCTGGCGTCGCTGGTGCCGATGCTGATCACGACGCACCTGGTACCGATCGCGTGGTGGCTGGTGCTGATCAATTCGACGATTTTCTTTGTGCTGGTGCCGGGACGGATGGTGCCGGCGATGGCGATGGTCAGTGCGATTGCGCCGCAGCAGATACGCGGCACCTTCATGAGCCTGGTGTCATCGGTGCAGATGGCGTTTGCCGGACTGGCGTCGCTAGTCGCCGGATTGATCATCACGCGCGCACCGACCGGCGAAATCCTGCACTTCAATGTGGTCGGTTATCTGGCAGTCGGCTGCACGTTGCTGGCGCTGCTGGTGGCGCCGATGCTGCGAGTGGCAGCTGCGCCACCCGCCCCCTGA
- a CDS encoding methyl-accepting chemotaxis protein has product MQSHRDTPLQVSNGNAGFGNFFKYHGWLSPGVRLFRSIRFQAKALWIALAFIAPLLMTLFYLWSAANEQIMFARSERQGLTYIHPLDDLIKAAQVRRRVASGNAPQLAQQQADVSAAFDKVQARQTELGKDFGTEKPFELLLKAHQALLQTPLAANPDATFKLHSEYVALALDLVARVADGSQLSLDPDLDTYHMMNIAVLRGPMQYENTAQLRGIGSLVLKDKELTPLRRDLMSQRSAVQDYLERDVNASYKAGIAIFPDVARSMDMQATDAASAAFRAAITQQILGAVLTGDAATYLALGNAAVDKQIALVSQVMTRLDSQLQARIVRLQAALMTQFGICLFFVLLAAYLMLAFYKVMMGGLQEVAGHLQEITKGNLTTAPKPWGSDEAAQLMYTMGEMQTSLRRIVGAVLDGSVQVQTASDEIAAAANDLSGRAEQAAASLEETASSMEQISSTVKQTSSTVAGAMVIVQANAVSATRGGVVINQVAATMEGIRVSSNKIGEIIGVIDGIAFQTNILALNAAVEAARAGEEGRGFAVVATEVRALAGRSAAAAREIKTLISESILQVQSGNQVVVEAGTTIHEIVVNANKIAVMMQEMTTSTKEQSSGVSQVEIAIHELDRTTQQNAALSEEAAAASTTLSAQAQRLADEISFFRLA; this is encoded by the coding sequence ATGCAATCGCATCGAGATACACCGCTGCAAGTGTCGAATGGTAATGCCGGGTTCGGCAATTTCTTCAAGTATCACGGCTGGCTGTCACCGGGCGTGCGCCTGTTCCGCAGTATCCGTTTTCAGGCCAAGGCGCTGTGGATTGCGCTGGCGTTTATCGCGCCGCTGCTGATGACCTTGTTCTACCTGTGGTCAGCTGCCAATGAACAGATCATGTTTGCGCGTTCCGAGCGTCAGGGACTGACTTACATACATCCACTGGACGATCTGATCAAGGCGGCCCAGGTTCGTCGACGGGTAGCGTCCGGCAATGCGCCGCAACTGGCGCAGCAGCAAGCTGATGTCAGCGCCGCCTTCGACAAAGTCCAGGCGCGCCAGACCGAACTGGGCAAGGATTTCGGTACCGAAAAACCATTCGAGCTGTTGCTCAAGGCGCATCAGGCGCTACTCCAAACGCCGCTGGCAGCCAATCCCGATGCGACCTTCAAGCTGCATTCCGAGTACGTCGCGCTGGCACTGGACCTGGTGGCGCGTGTGGCCGATGGCTCGCAACTGAGTCTGGATCCGGACCTCGACACCTATCACATGATGAACATCGCCGTGCTGCGCGGGCCGATGCAGTATGAAAACACCGCGCAATTGCGCGGCATTGGCAGTCTTGTCCTCAAAGACAAGGAACTGACACCGTTACGACGCGATTTGATGAGCCAGCGCAGTGCGGTCCAGGACTATCTCGAGCGGGATGTCAACGCATCTTACAAGGCCGGTATCGCCATTTTTCCGGATGTTGCCCGCAGCATGGACATGCAAGCGACCGACGCCGCGTCGGCGGCGTTCCGGGCGGCGATCACGCAACAGATCCTGGGCGCGGTACTGACCGGCGATGCGGCTACCTATCTCGCGCTCGGTAATGCCGCTGTCGACAAGCAGATCGCGCTGGTCTCGCAAGTCATGACGCGGCTCGATAGCCAGTTGCAGGCCCGCATCGTGCGCTTGCAGGCAGCGCTGATGACCCAGTTCGGCATCTGCCTGTTTTTTGTGTTGCTGGCCGCTTACCTGATGCTGGCGTTTTACAAGGTGATGATGGGCGGCTTGCAGGAAGTCGCCGGTCATCTGCAGGAAATCACCAAAGGCAATCTGACCACTGCACCGAAACCATGGGGCAGCGATGAAGCGGCCCAGCTGATGTACACGATGGGCGAGATGCAAACCAGCTTGCGGCGTATTGTCGGCGCTGTGCTCGATGGCTCGGTGCAGGTGCAGACTGCCAGCGACGAGATCGCTGCTGCCGCCAATGACCTGTCGGGCCGGGCCGAGCAGGCTGCTGCCAGCCTGGAGGAAACTGCCTCGAGCATGGAACAGATTTCATCGACCGTGAAGCAGACGTCCAGCACGGTGGCCGGTGCGATGGTCATCGTGCAGGCCAATGCGGTGTCGGCTACGCGCGGCGGTGTCGTGATCAATCAGGTGGCGGCCACGATGGAAGGCATCCGGGTGTCGTCGAACAAGATCGGCGAGATTATCGGCGTCATTGACGGCATCGCTTTTCAGACCAACATCCTCGCGCTCAATGCCGCTGTCGAAGCGGCGCGGGCAGGTGAAGAGGGACGTGGATTTGCGGTGGTGGCGACCGAGGTGCGGGCGCTGGCCGGCCGTTCGGCAGCGGCGGCACGGGAAATCAAGACGCTGATCTCTGAGAGCATTTTGCAGGTCCAAAGCGGTAATCAGGTGGTGGTCGAAGCTGGTACGACCATCCATGAAATCGTCGTCAATGCCAACAAGATCGCGGTGATGATGCAAGAGATGACGACCTCAACCAAAGAGCAAAGCAGCGGAGTAAGCCAGGTCGAAATCGCGATCCATGAACTTGATCGCACGACCCAGCAAAATGCGGCCTTGTCGGAAGAGGCGGCAGCAGCGTCGACGACGTTGTCCGCGCAGGCACAGCGGCTGGCCGACGAAATCAGTTTTTTCCGGCTCGCTTGA
- a CDS encoding nuclear transport factor 2 family protein, whose amino-acid sequence MNHQDGLRDLVDFFETLTLDSAARIDTIYSADAFFKDPFNEVIGRPAIAHIFRHMFAQVDAPRFVVTTQLLQGDQAFLTWDFHFRMKRFSRDEQCIRGATHVRFDAAGQVCLHRDYWDAAEELYEKLPVLGSLMRWLKRAGKN is encoded by the coding sequence ATGAACCATCAGGACGGCTTGCGCGACCTGGTCGATTTTTTCGAGACGCTGACGCTCGACAGCGCCGCCCGCATCGACACGATCTACAGCGCCGACGCCTTCTTTAAGGACCCGTTCAATGAAGTCATCGGCAGGCCCGCGATTGCGCACATCTTCCGCCACATGTTTGCGCAGGTCGATGCGCCGCGCTTTGTCGTGACAACGCAATTGCTGCAGGGCGACCAGGCTTTTCTGACCTGGGATTTTCATTTCCGCATGAAGCGCTTTTCGCGCGACGAACAATGCATACGCGGCGCGACCCACGTGCGCTTCGATGCCGCCGGCCAGGTTTGCCTGCATCGCGATTACTGGGATGCGGCCGAAGAACTGTATGAAAAACTGCCCGTGCTGGGCAGTCTGATGCGCTGGCTCAAGCGAGCCGGAAAAAACTGA
- a CDS encoding SDR family NAD(P)-dependent oxidoreductase → MNPAIRDWSGRRVWVIGASTGIGAETARQLLARGARVALSARRAEPLQELADGHANALVATLDITDHATVLAAREQVLAAWQGIDLVLIVAGGYNEMRADSLDLAKVNQLIDLNLRGVFNCLDAVLPGLLVQGSGGIGIVASVAGFGGLPKALIYGPTKAALINLTESLYLDLQPRGVAVYQINPGFVDTPMTAVNDFKMPALITATQAATELVAGLEAGDFHIHFPKRFTNWIRLARLLPYRWYFALIHKVTGL, encoded by the coding sequence ATGAATCCGGCGATCCGCGACTGGTCCGGCCGGCGCGTCTGGGTCATTGGTGCCTCGACCGGCATCGGCGCCGAAACGGCGCGGCAGTTGCTGGCCAGGGGCGCGCGCGTGGCGCTATCCGCGCGGCGTGCCGAACCCTTGCAAGAACTCGCCGATGGCCATGCCAACGCGCTGGTCGCGACGCTCGACATTACCGACCACGCCACCGTGCTGGCCGCGCGCGAGCAGGTGCTGGCCGCCTGGCAAGGGATTGATCTGGTCCTGATCGTCGCCGGCGGCTACAACGAAATGCGGGCCGACAGCCTGGACCTGGCCAAGGTCAATCAGCTGATCGACCTGAACCTGCGCGGCGTCTTCAATTGCCTCGATGCGGTGCTGCCCGGCTTGCTGGTACAGGGTAGTGGCGGCATCGGCATCGTCGCCTCGGTGGCCGGCTTTGGCGGCTTGCCGAAAGCGCTGATCTACGGTCCGACCAAGGCGGCGCTGATCAACCTGACCGAGTCGCTGTACCTCGATCTGCAGCCGCGCGGCGTGGCGGTGTACCAGATCAATCCGGGCTTCGTCGATACGCCGATGACGGCCGTCAATGACTTCAAGATGCCGGCGCTGATCACGGCCACGCAAGCCGCCACCGAACTGGTCGCCGGCCTTGAAGCGGGCGACTTTCATATTCATTTTCCGAAGCGGTTTACCAATTGGATCCGGCTGGCGCGGCTGCTGCCGTACCGCTGGTATTTTGCGCTGATCCACAAGGTGACCGGCTTATGA
- a CDS encoding DUF3833 domain-containing protein: MKMFKPLLALCCAVLIAGCGTVEPSRYADQKPTLDLQQYFNGTLDAQGMFQDRSGEVIKRFGVVMVGSWKGDVGTLDESFTYSDGTKEKRIWTLTKTGPGTYTGTAADVVGVAEGVVSGNALRWKYVLALPVDGKVINVTMEDWMYLMDERVMLNRAAMSKFGFHVGDVTLSFTKRP; this comes from the coding sequence ATGAAAATGTTCAAACCCCTGTTGGCCCTGTGCTGTGCTGTCCTGATCGCCGGTTGCGGCACTGTCGAACCATCGCGCTACGCAGACCAAAAACCCACGCTAGACCTGCAGCAGTATTTCAATGGCACGCTGGACGCGCAAGGTATGTTCCAGGATCGCTCCGGCGAAGTCATCAAGCGCTTTGGCGTGGTCATGGTCGGTAGCTGGAAAGGCGATGTCGGCACACTCGACGAGAGCTTCACCTACTCCGACGGCACCAAAGAAAAACGCATCTGGACCTTAACCAAAACCGGCCCCGGCACCTACACCGGCACCGCTGCCGATGTGGTCGGCGTGGCCGAAGGCGTGGTCTCCGGCAATGCGCTGCGCTGGAAATACGTGCTGGCCTTGCCGGTCGACGGCAAAGTCATCAACGTGACCATGGAAGACTGGATGTACCTGATGGATGAGCGCGTCATGCTCAACCGCGCCGCAATGAGCAAGTTCGGTTTCCATGTCGGTGACGTGACGCTGTCGTTCACGAAGCGCCCATGA